The sequence GACCTTCGGGAGCCTCAAGGGCTCGCTGACGGACGCCGGCGACGGCGCGGGGAAGCTGGCCGACGGCGCGACGCAGCTGTCCTCCGGCGCCACGACGCTCGGCGACGGGATCACGCAGCTCGGCGACGGCATCGGCCGCACCCAGCAGGGCGCGTCGCAGCTCGCCGACGGCCTCGGCACCTACACGGGCGGCGTCTCCCAGCTCTCCTCGGGGCTCGACCGGCTCCAGACCGGGGCCGCGGGGCTCTCGCAGGTCTCCGACGGCGTGGGGCGGTACGCGGGCGGGGCCGGGCAGATCGCGACCCAGGTGCAGGGGATCCGGCAGCAGCTGTCGGCGGATCCGCGCACCGCGCCCATCGCGGCGCAGCTCGCGCCGCTCGAGCAGGGGCTCGACCAGTACGCGGCCGAGGGGCAGACCCTCGCGACGCAGACGGCCGCCGGGATCCAGGGCGTGCAGCAGGGCATCGGCCAGAGCGCGTCCGGCGCGTCGCAGCTCGCGGCCAACGGCGGCGCGCTCGTCTCCGGGGCGCGGCAGCTGAGCGACGGCCTCGGCCAGCTCCGCACCGGCGCCTCGGGCGCGGCCACCGGCGCGGGCGACCTCGCCACGGGCGCCACCTCGCTCTCCACGGGCGCCACCGAGCTCGGCCGGGGTCTCGCGCAGGGCGCGGAGCAGATCCCGTCGCTCGACGCCGACCAGGCGTCGTCCGCCTCGGGCGTCGTCGCGGATCCCGTCGGCCTGACGGTCGAGCGCGAGAACGAGATCGGCAGCCCGGGCGACGCCGTCGCCGCGATCTTCGTGCCCATCGGCCTGTGGGTCGGCGCCTTCGCGACCTTCCTCGTGCTGCGCCCGGCCGCCCGACGGCTCCTCGCGTCGTCGGCCGCGACCGGCCGCGTCATGGGACGCGTGCTCGCGCGGGCCGCGCTCATCGCCCTGGCCCAGGTCGTGCTGCTGGTCGCGCTCGTGCACGCCGCCCTCGGCCTGTCGGTCGCGGCGCTGCCCGCGACCCTCGGGTTCGCGGCCGTCACCGCGGCGGCGTTCACGGCGATCCACTACCTGCTCCGGCAGGCGTTCGGCCGCACCGGCATGGTGGTGTCGCTGATCCTGCTGGCGATCCAGGCCGCGGCGATGGGCGGCGTGGTGCCG is a genomic window of Clavibacter capsici containing:
- a CDS encoding YhgE/Pip domain-containing protein, whose translation is MTTRSARRRLAVALVAIVPLAVAGLFIGSLSDVAKGVERVPAAIVNQDEMVQQKAPDGTESPVLAGRLLVTQLTSDDNQAFDWTITNADEAERMLDDGEVYAVLTVPEDFSASIVSLSTDAPQRAQISVRTDDAHGYLTGAATQAVGVGMTSVFGNAITSQFVSGIYTTFGSLKGSLTDAGDGAGKLADGATQLSSGATTLGDGITQLGDGIGRTQQGASQLADGLGTYTGGVSQLSSGLDRLQTGAAGLSQVSDGVGRYAGGAGQIATQVQGIRQQLSADPRTAPIAAQLAPLEQGLDQYAAEGQTLATQTAAGIQGVQQGIGQSASGASQLAANGGALVSGARQLSDGLGQLRTGASGAATGAGDLATGATSLSTGATELGRGLAQGAEQIPSLDADQASSASGVVADPVGLTVERENEIGSPGDAVAAIFVPIGLWVGAFATFLVLRPAARRLLASSAATGRVMGRVLARAALIALAQVVLLVALVHAALGLSVAALPATLGFAAVTAAAFTAIHYLLRQAFGRTGMVVSLILLAIQAAAMGGVVPLQLVAAPFQALSPFLPLTYAASGMQAIIAGGAPGVAWGSAGMLAVFLLLSLAVSYLVTRRSRRARSLGLVPGAAPSSVAVAV